In Chryseobacterium scophthalmum, the genomic stretch ACAAATCTCATTAATATTTAAATGTATTGTTGCGAATTTTGTTTCGATTGTTAAATCCCCAATCGTTTTGTAATTAAAGGTAAACCATCATCCTTTCCTTAAATTTCTTCTTAAAATACGCATTTTTAAAGAGAGCTGAACTTGTGCTTTTTTATGACATTCTTTGTATTTTTTTATGCTTTTTTCAAGTTGGATTTTATTTTTCAGATATTCTTCATAAAGGTTACCTAATTCAGAAACTTCATCAATATCTATGGCGTAATTAGAATCAGTATCTTTTTGTGATTCGACCAATAAGTAACGGTAATATTTAGCTCTTTCGATGAGAGCATTATGAAATTTTGGCTCGATACCTTGCATATTTTACTTAAAATTTAATTTTGAAAGAACAGTAAAAGGACTATCACTTTGAAATAAAACTTTTACACTTTTTGATTGAGCATCTGTATTTACAGACTTTGAATAAATTTTATTCATCACAGAAGAAAGCAATATTTCGTCAGGATCGCCTAAAGGAAGTAATGGTAATGATATAAATTCATTTACAGAAATCTGCGGAAAGATCCCGTTATTATAATTACCTTCACCGTTGGCATTGAATACTTTATAAATAACAGGATGTATTTGCCAGGTAATTTTTTTAGGTTTTCGTTTGTCTTCAATTACAAATCCGGCCATGTCTTTTCCTAATGTAACTTCGCCAACCTGAATGACTTCCATATAAGGTTTTAGATTATTGATAACAATTTCAGAAGCAGAAGCAGTGCTTTTTGAGGTTAAAACATATACTTTTTGTAAACCAAGAGAATTGGCTTGTAAAGCATTAAAATTAATCGCATTGGAAGCGTAAGCAATTTGTTGTGAAAAAGACCTTTTAACTTCGCCTCCGTTTTTATTTCCTTTATAGGTAATAAACTGAGAATTTGCAGAAATTCCTGCTGGAATCAACGCACAAAGTGCTGCAGCTGATGAAACAGAACCTCCATAATTGTATCGAAGGTCAAGAACCAAATCCTGCACTCCGGCACTTTTAAATTCTGCGAATTTCTGATTGAGAGCCTGACTCATTCCATCCGGAAAATCATATATATAAAGATATCCTGTTTTTTTTCCGTTTTTATCAAATATTTTAGACGTCAAAGGCTGCTCAAAAGTATACCCATAATAAACCGTAATGTTTTTTTCATTAACAACCGATCCGTTTTGCCAATTTCCTACGGTAAGCTCAATCACAGTTTTTTCGGCAATAGATGATGTCAGTTGTTCCGCATTAGAAGCAGTAATATTTTGTCCGTCGATTTTTTTGATAATCATTCCTCTTTCCAATCCGGCATTCAGAGCGGGAGAATTTTTCAAAACTAATTTTATGACTGTCGCAATTTCACCATTTCCCAACTGCAAGACAGCATAATCAAAGCCATACATATTTCTTACCGAACGAGGATAAGTAGATGCATCGCTTGTATTAATGATAAATGAAAAACGATCCTGAGGAAGCAGCAAACTTTTAAAAAAGTCTTTTACCGGAAGATGATAATTGGGCTTTGGCGGTATCTGATCTGCCCAATAGTAATATCGTCTCATGCTGTCCTGTACCCAAACATTCACAGATTCGGTGCTTCCTTCGGGAAAATTGGGCACCTCATCA encodes the following:
- a CDS encoding S41 family peptidase; this encodes MSKNFFKTQLLALIILSFLIVSCNRTDDEVPNFPEGSTESVNVWVQDSMRRYYYWADQIPPKPNYHLPVKDFFKSLLLPQDRFSFIINTSDASTYPRSVRNMYGFDYAVLQLGNGEIATVIKLVLKNSPALNAGLERGMIIKKIDGQNITASNAEQLTSSIAEKTVIELTVGNWQNGSVVNEKNITVYYGYTFEQPLTSKIFDKNGKKTGYLYIYDFPDGMSQALNQKFAEFKSAGVQDLVLDLRYNYGGSVSSAAALCALIPAGISANSQFITYKGNKNGGEVKRSFSQQIAYASNAINFNALQANSLGLQKVYVLTSKSTASASEIVINNLKPYMEVIQVGEVTLGKDMAGFVIEDKRKPKKITWQIHPVIYKVFNANGEGNYNNGIFPQISVNEFISLPLLPLGDPDEILLSSVMNKIYSKSVNTDAQSKSVKVLFQSDSPFTVLSKLNFK